The following proteins are encoded in a genomic region of Mycoplasma sp. NEAQ87857:
- a CDS encoding IS1634 family transposase: MKKEKWIIVRSKRKDTYYITAAISNGHARGYKRSIGLGNLEKLEKSTKDPINLLKEACVNWDPEWPKDKILQEVNRVLKNSVVESKVVNYGHQILFNTIDDLDIFEKTKETRSKELIKILKFIISTRILKQQSLIKTFESIPDYEIEFDSKKTTFYNSLDYLSDNKTTILKNINNSLISKNLRSVDVMWFDSSTVYFETFTSLGLKHPGYSKDGKFKEDQIVVGLITDENGIPIHYKLFKGNTADPNTFIPFINEIKKIYNLRMVTIIADRGMSTNKNIRFLEQNNIDFIISYRLKIATKRTKLFAQDPEGYVDLDNFKFKEEAYESLWQKKRPNGRTRRRIITYSEKRAKKDKQDRQILIDNFNKKAKNGIVAQADLLAGKKYKFFKEIENGKTTSYKLDYEKIERDKKFDGLYAYETSRHDLTVQDVVDLYAKQWQVEENFRTLKNALRIRPVYVRSDKHIEGYFLLCFISLVLMRYLLTLVNKNLEPVLGVKNERFTNTRLIKAILSANKYVEVINSKIITEKLIENKDNMQHLNDFVIIKKILETQKP, from the coding sequence ATGAAAAAAGAAAAGTGGATTATTGTTAGAAGTAAAAGAAAAGACACATACTACATCACAGCAGCTATCTCAAATGGTCATGCTAGAGGTTACAAGCGAAGTATTGGTTTAGGTAATTTAGAAAAATTAGAAAAATCTACAAAAGACCCAATTAATCTCTTAAAAGAAGCTTGTGTTAATTGAGATCCTGAATGACCTAAAGATAAAATTTTGCAAGAAGTAAATAGAGTTCTTAAAAATTCAGTTGTTGAATCAAAAGTTGTAAATTATGGTCATCAGATTTTATTTAACACAATTGATGACTTGGATATTTTTGAGAAAACTAAAGAAACAAGATCAAAAGAATTAATAAAAATATTGAAATTTATAATTTCAACACGTATCTTAAAACAACAAAGTCTTATTAAAACTTTTGAAAGTATCCCAGATTATGAAATAGAATTTGATTCAAAAAAGACAACATTCTACAACTCTTTAGATTATCTTTCAGACAATAAAACAACTATTTTAAAAAACATCAATAATTCGTTAATTTCTAAAAACCTAAGATCTGTTGATGTAATGTGATTTGATTCATCAACTGTATATTTTGAGACTTTTACAAGTTTAGGACTTAAACATCCAGGATATTCAAAAGATGGAAAATTCAAAGAAGATCAAATTGTAGTAGGTTTAATCACTGATGAAAATGGTATTCCAATCCATTACAAATTATTTAAAGGCAATACAGCTGACCCAAATACTTTCATTCCATTTATCAACGAAATCAAGAAAATTTACAACCTTAGAATGGTTACAATAATTGCTGATAGAGGAATGAGTACCAATAAAAACATCAGATTTCTAGAACAAAATAATATAGATTTTATAATCTCTTACAGATTAAAAATCGCTACCAAAAGAACTAAATTATTTGCTCAAGATCCTGAAGGATATGTAGATTTAGATAATTTTAAATTCAAAGAAGAAGCTTATGAATCACTATGACAGAAAAAACGTCCAAATGGAAGAACTAGACGTAGAATAATAACTTATAGTGAAAAACGTGCTAAAAAAGATAAACAAGATAGACAAATTCTTATTGATAATTTCAATAAAAAAGCTAAAAATGGTATTGTTGCTCAAGCTGATTTGCTTGCTGGTAAAAAATACAAATTCTTTAAAGAAATTGAAAATGGTAAAACAACTTCATACAAGTTAGATTATGAAAAAATCGAGAGAGATAAAAAGTTTGATGGTTTATACGCTTACGAAACATCAAGACACGATCTTACAGTTCAAGATGTTGTTGATTTATATGCAAAACAATGACAAGTTGAAGAAAACTTCAGAACTTTAAAAAACGCTTTAAGAATTAGACCTGTGTATGTGCGGAGTGATAAACACATTGAAGGATATTTCCTTTTATGCTTTATATCATTAGTTCTTATGAGATATTTACTAACTTTAGTAAATAAAAACTTAGAACCTGTATTAGGTGTTAAAAACGAAAGATTTACTAACACAAGATTAATAAAAGCAATTTTAAGTGCTAATAAATATGTTGAAGTGATAAATTCAAAAATTATCACTGAAAAATTAATAGAAAATAAAGATAATATGCAACATTTAAATGATTTTGTTATTATCAAAAAGATATTAGAAACTCAAAAACCATAA
- a CDS encoding restriction endonuclease subunit S: MLLFIFDQVKVCLSDIADIKTGQRITKRELLDQGHPVISGGMNIFGYYDKFNTKSNTITIAKYGSAGFIGFQTKEFWANDVVYLIEPKEFIDNRYLYHLLLNNQNTINSFVLDAIPSHLPIDKLKQLPLTITSLNNQQKISNQLDIFNDLVNNVDDCIPLLNTLTIKQYTYYRNYLFKLLENK, encoded by the coding sequence TTACTATTATTTATCTTCGATCAAGTTAAAGTTTGTTTATCAGATATTGCTGACATTAAAACAGGTCAAAGAATAACCAAAAGAGAATTATTAGATCAAGGTCATCCTGTAATCAGTGGTGGAATGAATATATTTGGTTATTATGATAAGTTTAATACTAAATCAAACACTATAACCATAGCAAAATATGGTTCTGCAGGATTTATAGGCTTTCAAACTAAAGAATTTTGAGCTAATGATGTTGTATATCTTATCGAACCAAAAGAATTTATTGATAACAGATATTTATATCATCTATTGTTAAATAATCAGAACACAATAAATTCTTTTGTATTAGATGCAATACCTAGTCATTTACCTATTGATAAATTAAAACAATTGCCTTTAACTATAACTTCATTAAATAATCAACAAAAAATATCTAATCAACTAGATATTTTTAATGATTTAGTAAATAATGTAGACGATTGTATTCCATTATTAAACACATTAACTATTAAGCAATACACCTATTATCGAAATTACTTATTTAAACTCTTAGAAAATAAGTAA
- a CDS encoding restriction endonuclease subunit S, which yields MNKIQQLINELCPNGVEYKRLEDLVVWNKNFKDANNIFKPIKIPDILSKIANEIATDDGNVKIITTGLKDLYTVKEGNEDYIYNSEVITIPSGGSANIKYHNGYFINCGNIIGISKDKTILNTKYLYYFLIEKKELIESFYRGGGIKHPSMPDILRIKIPIPPLKIQEEIASVLDSFAELTAELNLRSAQYVYYRDRLLDFRENQEIKIKKLGDFCSVKMCKRVLSRDTNDISGIPFHTISTIGGKSNKFISHELFNELRNKYSYPSKGQILISTSGTIGKILEFDGEDQYFQDSNIVWLENDEKDILNKYLYYFLKTKPWSIGKTSTIERLYNKDIENITIKIPSISIQRKIIYFLDNFETISFDLNIGLPKESELRTKQYEYYRDQIFNYLNTGFVDRAERERERERDSI from the coding sequence ATGAACAAAATTCAACAATTGATTAATGAACTTTGTCCTAATGGAGTAGAGTATAAGAGATTAGAAGATCTTGTTGTTTGAAATAAAAATTTTAAAGATGCCAATAATATTTTTAAACCTATAAAAATCCCTGATATCTTAAGTAAGATAGCTAATGAAATAGCAACTGATGACGGAAATGTAAAAATAATAACAACAGGTTTAAAAGATCTTTATACAGTTAAAGAAGGTAATGAAGATTATATTTATAATTCTGAAGTTATAACTATTCCTTCAGGTGGTTCAGCTAATATCAAATATCATAATGGATATTTTATTAATTGTGGCAACATCATTGGTATTAGCAAAGACAAAACTATTTTAAATACAAAATATTTATATTATTTTTTAATAGAAAAGAAAGAATTAATCGAATCATTTTATAGGGGTGGCGGAATCAAACACCCAAGTATGCCTGATATTTTAAGAATCAAAATACCTATTCCACCATTAAAAATACAAGAAGAAATTGCAAGTGTACTAGATTCCTTTGCTGAGCTTACAGCTGAGCTTAACTTACGTTCAGCTCAGTATGTCTATTATAGAGATAGGTTACTTGATTTTCGAGAAAATCAAGAAATAAAAATTAAAAAATTAGGTGATTTTTGTTCTGTAAAAATGTGTAAAAGAGTTTTAAGTAGAGATACTAACGATATTAGCGGTATCCCTTTTCACACAATTTCCACAATAGGAGGAAAAAGCAATAAATTCATTTCACATGAATTATTTAATGAATTAAGAAACAAATATTCTTACCCTTCAAAAGGTCAAATATTAATCTCTACTTCTGGAACAATTGGCAAAATTCTTGAATTTGATGGTGAAGATCAATACTTTCAAGATTCAAATATTGTTTGATTAGAAAATGATGAAAAGGATATTTTAAACAAGTATCTCTACTATTTTTTAAAAACAAAACCTTGAAGTATAGGTAAAACAAGTACAATTGAAAGACTTTATAATAAAGACATTGAAAATATAACTATTAAAATACCTTCTATTTCTATACAAAGAAAAATTATTTATTTCTTGGATAATTTCGAAACAATATCTTTTGATTTAAATATCGGTTTACCAAAAGAAAGCGAGTTAAGAACAAAACAATACGAATATTACCGTGATCAAATCTTTAACTACCTAAATACTGGTTTTGTTGATAGAGCAGAGAGAGAGAGAGAGAGAGAGAGAGACTCAATCTAG
- a CDS encoding type I restriction-modification system subunit M, giving the protein MDNQRELERKSLLQKIWSIADDLRGSLDGWDFKSYILGFLFYRFLSENITNKINESMGAEFDFTNWDESTATEESLYDLKSKIGFYISPKNLFCNVTKNCLTNENLNTDLNNIFRDIENSTKGLPSEEDFKGLFDDLKFNDNKLGSSVAEINSVLSKTLLKISDISFGEFWDNSIDAFGDAYEFLMTMYAKNAGKSGGEFFTPQEVSELLAKITLIDFNNLNQDHKYKTSVNRVYDPTCGSGSLLLKYAKILGKENVRDGFFGQEKNLTTYNLSRINMFLHDVPFNKFKIALGDTLTNPDRELANYKYDAIVSNPPYSTNWEGKDNPVLANDARFIPAGVLAPKSKADLAFTMHMLNYLDETGTAAIVEFPRVLYRSGAEAKIRKYLITNNFVDTIIQLPSDLFFGTSIATCILVLRKNRKNDDKVLFINASELFVRSDAKNKLSLENQNQILDEIINRKEIEHFSKLASIQEIEQNGWSLSVNTYVEEKSTKEVINIEELNKQIKETTLRVNELRAKIDEIVKELESKK; this is encoded by the coding sequence ATGGATAACCAAAGAGAACTAGAACGTAAAAGTTTACTACAAAAAATATGATCAATCGCTGATGATCTTAGAGGAAGTTTAGATGGATGAGATTTTAAAAGCTATATTTTAGGATTTTTGTTTTATAGATTCCTTTCAGAAAATATAACTAACAAAATCAATGAAAGCATGGGAGCTGAATTTGATTTTACTAACTGAGATGAATCAACAGCAACTGAAGAGTCACTTTATGATTTAAAATCAAAAATTGGATTTTACATTAGTCCTAAAAACTTATTTTGTAATGTAACTAAAAATTGTTTAACTAATGAAAATTTAAATACAGATTTAAATAATATTTTTAGAGATATTGAAAACTCAACCAAAGGATTACCTTCAGAAGAAGATTTTAAAGGTCTATTTGATGATTTGAAATTCAATGATAATAAATTAGGATCAAGTGTTGCAGAAATTAATAGTGTTTTATCAAAAACATTACTTAAAATTTCAGATATTAGCTTTGGTGAATTTTGAGATAACAGTATTGATGCATTTGGTGATGCATATGAATTTTTAATGACAATGTATGCTAAAAACGCTGGTAAAAGTGGTGGAGAATTTTTTACTCCGCAAGAAGTTAGTGAGCTTTTAGCTAAAATTACTTTAATTGATTTTAATAACTTAAATCAAGATCATAAATATAAAACTAGTGTTAATAGAGTTTATGACCCAACTTGTGGAAGTGGATCATTATTATTAAAATATGCCAAAATTTTAGGAAAAGAAAATGTTAGAGATGGATTTTTTGGACAAGAAAAGAATCTAACTACATACAACCTTTCAAGAATTAATATGTTCTTACACGATGTTCCATTTAATAAATTCAAAATAGCTTTAGGTGATACTTTAACTAACCCTGATAGAGAATTGGCTAATTATAAATATGATGCTATAGTATCTAATCCTCCTTATTCAACTAACTGAGAAGGTAAAGATAATCCTGTATTAGCTAATGATGCTAGATTTATACCTGCAGGAGTTTTAGCTCCTAAATCAAAAGCTGATTTAGCTTTTACAATGCATATGCTTAATTATTTAGATGAAACAGGTACTGCAGCTATTGTTGAGTTTCCTAGAGTTTTATATCGTTCTGGAGCAGAAGCTAAAATTAGAAAATACCTTATAACTAATAACTTTGTTGACACTATTATTCAATTACCTAGTGATTTATTCTTTGGAACTTCTATTGCTACTTGTATTTTAGTATTAAGAAAAAACCGTAAAAATGATGATAAAGTATTATTCATTAATGCTTCAGAATTATTTGTACGTAGTGATGCTAAAAATAAATTAAGTTTAGAAAATCAAAATCAAATTTTAGATGAAATTATTAATAGAAAAGAAATTGAGCACTTTTCTAAATTAGCTTCAATTCAAGAAATTGAGCAAAATGGTTGATCATTATCAGTTAATACTTATGTTGAAGAAAAATCAACTAAGGAAGTTATTAACATTGAAGAATTAAACAAACAAATAAAAGAAACAACTTTAAGAGTTAATGAACTTAGAGCAAAAATCGATGAAATTGTAAAAGAATTAGAAAGCAAAAAATAA